The following coding sequences lie in one Notolabrus celidotus isolate fNotCel1 chromosome 6, fNotCel1.pri, whole genome shotgun sequence genomic window:
- the taf3 gene encoding transcription initiation factor TFIID subunit 3 isoform X2, producing the protein MCESYARSLLRVSVAQICQALGWDAVQLTACDLLSDVLHRYIQQLARACHRYSELYGRADPVLDDVSQAFRLLGVSLSELEDYVHNLEPVPFNHQTPLFPVSKNNVLQFPQPGARDAEERKDYIPEYLPPLVSLQEEEEEEEVLADMGTSAEAMQVALEEDEDDMDEDETVNDENHPLKRHLDSPDAAMGMMPTSKRPRMYPGLSPEWGVEPREPLTSLNPQRVPPGMLPSHDSLDPLSPETPSGALPSFRPQPVVPKHSDQKGLTTPGRKPKVSSPGRQRTKSPKGVLPVPVGGSPIHSPKPSKERKKSPGRTKSPKSPKSPKMGSAKASQPQSKTDSMHKLPLLALSERMGKENIHMRPNVEDRDLAEGPFKKLEPDNTAIDDSIDAVIARACAEREPDPFAFSSGSDSDSNGFSSPRRLTIMEPSTPKALMGASNSVKDTSTPLHLQGHPGLGNWTMDDSINEVIRKVNQGGPSAAQPGQGDFLSSGSASPPTPEPLLKVFEEKNKIVSSVDVKKKLKKELKTKMKKKEKDKPKDKDREKDKSKLKEKNKDKNRDKNKDFSKDSKIPWKEFGMKDDELFLPRDFTLPEGSIKIKTRDGDGPKKEKEKHKDKKKDKEKNKKDKDKRDKGKDRSKEDRQKQSALAPFALGELPPLFSPSACLRIPSMLPPLAPILQDKEVKSKEKDKKKDKKEKKKKKDKEKDKEREKAKEKEREKEEKRKEKEKEKEKREKEKEKEKERIRLEKVKVETPATLPSPVIPRLTLRVGAGQDKIVISKVVPNSEPKTPAPKTPAAKSGPGNRPRTPPPPPIISPMVPTLPPPASPLPTAPAPSSLLSPASMMAPAASFKTPVRSVVTETIRDEWGNKIWICPGCNKPDDGSLMIGCDDCDDWYHWPCVGILTAPPEDQPWFCVKCSSKKKDKKHKKRKHKPH; encoded by the exons ATGTGCGAGAGCTATGCCCGCTCGCTGCTGCGTGTTTCGGTGGCGCAGATCTGCCAAGCTCTGGGCTGGGATGCGGTTCAGCTAACTGCATGCGATCTGTTGTCGGATGTGCTGCATCGATATATCCAGCAGTTGGCCAGGGCGTGCCATCGGTACTCTGAGCTCT ATGGAAGAGCAGATCCAGTCTTGGATGATGTGAGCCAAGCCTTCAGGCTGCTGGGAGTGAGTCTGAGTGAACTGGAGGACTATGTCCACAACCTGGAGCCGGTACCCTTCAACCACCAAACGCCACTCTTTCCTGTCAGCAAAAACAATGTGCTGCAGTTTCCCCAGCCTGGAGCCCGggatgcagaggagaggaaggattATATTCCAGAGTACTTGCCACCCCTGGTCTCTTTACAAGAAG aagaagaggaggaggaggtcctTGCTGACATGGGCACATCAGCCGAAGCTATGCAGGTGGCCCTGGAAGAAGACGAGGACGACATGGACGAGGATGAGACTGTCAACGACGAGAACCACCCACTGAAGAGGCACCTGGACAGTCCAGATGCAGCTATGGGCATGATGCCTACTTCCAAGAGACCACGCATGTACCCTGGCCTCAGCCCAGAATGGGGGGTTGAGCCCAGGGAACCCCTTACCTCTCTCAACCCTCAGCGTGTACCCCCAGGCATGCTGCCCTCTCATGACAGCCTCGACCCCCTGTCACCTGAAACACCCTCTGGAGCCCTTCCTTCATTCAGACCTCAACCGGTTGTACCAAAACACTCGGATCAAAAGGGCCTCACCACTCCAGGAAGAAAGCCTAAGGTCTCTTCCCCTGGCAGACAACGGACTAAGTCCCCTAAAGGGGTCCTTCCTGTGCCGGTGGGTGGTAGCCCCATTCACTCTCCAAAACCAtcgaaggagaggaagaaatccCCAGGCAGGACGAAGAGCCCTAAAAGCCCCAAGAGCCCAAAGATGGGTTCAGCCAAAGCATCCCAACCCCAGAGCAAGACAGACAGCATGCATAAACTGCCTCTGTTGGCTCTGAGTGAGCGGATGGGCAAAGAGAACATCCATATGCGACCAAATGTTGAGGACAGGGACTTAGCTGAGGGTCCGTTTAAGAAACTAGAGCCTGATAATACAGCCATCGATGACTCCATTGATGCTGTGATTGCCAGAGCTTGTGCTGAGCGGGAGCCTGATCCTTTTGCGTTCTCCTCAGGCTCTGACTCGGATAGCAATGGATTCTCCAGCCCCAGGAGACTTACCATCATGGAGCCTTCTACACCTAAAGCCCTGATGGGGGCAAGTAACTCTGTAAAGGACACGTCAACACCACTTCACCTACAGGGGCACCCAGGCCTGGGAAATTGGACAATGGATGATTCAATCAATGAAGTGATCCGAAAGGTCAACCAAGGCGGCCCATCTGCAGCCCAGCCAGGCCAGGGTGACTTTTTGTCCTCGGGTTCTGCCTCCCCACCGACTCCTGAACCTCTGCTCAAGGTGTTTGAGGAGAAGAACAAGATTGTGTCATCAGTGGATGTAAAGAAAAAGCTGAAGAAGGAGCTCAAAactaaaatgaagaagaaggagaaagacaaACCGAAAGACAAGGACCGGGAGAAAGATAAGAGCAAGCTGAAAGAGAAGAATAAGGACAAGAACAGGGATAAGAACAAGGACTTTTCTAAGGATAGTAAGATTCCCTGGAAAGAGTTTGGAATGAAGGATGACGAGCTCTTCCTTCCGCGAGACTTTACTTTGCCTGAGGGCTCCATCAAGATAAAAACAAGAGACGGGGATGGACccaagaaggagaaggagaaacacaaagacaaaaagaaagacaaagaaaagaataagaaagacaaagacaagagAGACAAGGGTAAGGACAGGAGCAAAGAGGACAGGCAGAAACAATCTGCCTTAGCACCCTTTGCCCTGGGAGAACTCCCTCCACTGTTCAGCCCCTCTGCCTGCCTGCGCATTCCCTCCATGCTCCCTCCTTTGGCCCCAATTCTCCAGGATAAGGAAGTAAAGAGCAAGGAGAAGGACAAGAAAAAGgacaagaaggagaagaagaaaaagaaagacaaagaaaaagataaagagCGAGAGAAGGccaaagaaaaggagagggagaaggaggagaagaggaaagaaaaagagaaggaaaaggaaaaacgggaaaaggagaaagagaaagaaaaagagagaattaGACTGGAGAAG GTCAAAGTCGAAACTCCAGCGACTCTACCGTCTCCAGTCATCCCCAGACTGACGCTCAGGGTGGGAGCAGGCCAAGACAAAAT TGTCATCAGCAAGGTGGTTCCAAACTCTGAGCCCAAGACGCCAGCACCGAAAACCCCAGCTGCCAAGTCCGGACCTGGGAATCGCCCCCGGACACCTCCACCACCCCCAATAATCTCCCCCATGGTACCCACCCTGCCTCCGCCGGCCTCTCCACTTCCAACAGCTCCTGCTCCTTCATCGTTGCTGTCTCCTGCCTCCATGATGGCCCCTGCGGCGTCCTTCAAGACCCCAGTCCGCAGCGTCGTAACTGAGACC ATCCGAGATGAATGGGGAAACAAGATCTGGATTTGTCCTGGATGCAACAAACCTGATGATGGCAGTCTCATGATAGGATGTGATGACTGCGATGATTGGTATCATTG GCCTTGTGTCGGGATCCTCACAGCCCCTCCTGAGGATCAGCCGTGGTTCTGTGTTAAATGTTCCAGCAAGAAGAAggacaaaaaacacaagaaaaggaaacacaaaccGCATTGA
- the taf3 gene encoding transcription initiation factor TFIID subunit 3 isoform X1: MCESYARSLLRVSVAQICQALGWDAVQLTACDLLSDVLHRYIQQLARACHRYSELYGRADPVLDDVSQAFRLLGVSLSELEDYVHNLEPVPFNHQTPLFPVSKNNVLQFPQPGARDAEERKDYIPEYLPPLVSLQEEEEEEEVLADMGTSAEAMQVALEEDEDDMDEDETVNDENHPLKRHLDSPDAAMGMMPTSKRPRMYPGLSPEWGVEPREPLTSLNPQRVPPGMLPSHDSLDPLSPETPSGALPSFRPQPVVPKHSDQKGLTTPGRKPKVSSPGRQRTKSPKGVLPVPVGGSPIHSPKPSKERKKSPGRTKSPKSPKSPKMGSAKASQPQSKTDSMHKLPLLALSERMGKENIHMRPNVEDRDLAEGPFKKLEPDNTAIDDSIDAVIARACAEREPDPFAFSSGSDSDSNGFSSPRRLTIMEPSTPKALMGASNSVKDTSTPLHLQGHPGLGNWTMDDSINEVIRKVNQGGPSAAQPGQGDFLSSGSASPPTPEPLLKVFEEKNKIVSSVDVKKKLKKELKTKMKKKEKDKPKDKDREKDKSKLKEKNKDKNRDKNKDFSKDSKIPWKEFGMKDDELFLPRDFTLPEGSIKIKTRDGDGPKKEKEKHKDKKKDKEKNKKDKDKRDKGKDRSKEDRQKQSALAPFALGELPPLFSPSACLRIPSMLPPLAPILQDKEVKSKEKDKKKDKKEKKKKKDKEKDKEREKAKEKEREKEEKRKEKEKEKEKREKEKEKEKERIRLEKVKVETPATLPSPVIPRLTLRVGAGQDKIVISKVVPNSEPKTPAPKTPAAKSGPGNRPRTPPPPPIISPMVPTLPPPASPLPTAPAPSSLLSPASMMAPAASFKTPVRSVVTETVSNYVIRDEWGNKIWICPGCNKPDDGSLMIGCDDCDDWYHWPCVGILTAPPEDQPWFCVKCSSKKKDKKHKKRKHKPH; the protein is encoded by the exons ATGTGCGAGAGCTATGCCCGCTCGCTGCTGCGTGTTTCGGTGGCGCAGATCTGCCAAGCTCTGGGCTGGGATGCGGTTCAGCTAACTGCATGCGATCTGTTGTCGGATGTGCTGCATCGATATATCCAGCAGTTGGCCAGGGCGTGCCATCGGTACTCTGAGCTCT ATGGAAGAGCAGATCCAGTCTTGGATGATGTGAGCCAAGCCTTCAGGCTGCTGGGAGTGAGTCTGAGTGAACTGGAGGACTATGTCCACAACCTGGAGCCGGTACCCTTCAACCACCAAACGCCACTCTTTCCTGTCAGCAAAAACAATGTGCTGCAGTTTCCCCAGCCTGGAGCCCGggatgcagaggagaggaaggattATATTCCAGAGTACTTGCCACCCCTGGTCTCTTTACAAGAAG aagaagaggaggaggaggtcctTGCTGACATGGGCACATCAGCCGAAGCTATGCAGGTGGCCCTGGAAGAAGACGAGGACGACATGGACGAGGATGAGACTGTCAACGACGAGAACCACCCACTGAAGAGGCACCTGGACAGTCCAGATGCAGCTATGGGCATGATGCCTACTTCCAAGAGACCACGCATGTACCCTGGCCTCAGCCCAGAATGGGGGGTTGAGCCCAGGGAACCCCTTACCTCTCTCAACCCTCAGCGTGTACCCCCAGGCATGCTGCCCTCTCATGACAGCCTCGACCCCCTGTCACCTGAAACACCCTCTGGAGCCCTTCCTTCATTCAGACCTCAACCGGTTGTACCAAAACACTCGGATCAAAAGGGCCTCACCACTCCAGGAAGAAAGCCTAAGGTCTCTTCCCCTGGCAGACAACGGACTAAGTCCCCTAAAGGGGTCCTTCCTGTGCCGGTGGGTGGTAGCCCCATTCACTCTCCAAAACCAtcgaaggagaggaagaaatccCCAGGCAGGACGAAGAGCCCTAAAAGCCCCAAGAGCCCAAAGATGGGTTCAGCCAAAGCATCCCAACCCCAGAGCAAGACAGACAGCATGCATAAACTGCCTCTGTTGGCTCTGAGTGAGCGGATGGGCAAAGAGAACATCCATATGCGACCAAATGTTGAGGACAGGGACTTAGCTGAGGGTCCGTTTAAGAAACTAGAGCCTGATAATACAGCCATCGATGACTCCATTGATGCTGTGATTGCCAGAGCTTGTGCTGAGCGGGAGCCTGATCCTTTTGCGTTCTCCTCAGGCTCTGACTCGGATAGCAATGGATTCTCCAGCCCCAGGAGACTTACCATCATGGAGCCTTCTACACCTAAAGCCCTGATGGGGGCAAGTAACTCTGTAAAGGACACGTCAACACCACTTCACCTACAGGGGCACCCAGGCCTGGGAAATTGGACAATGGATGATTCAATCAATGAAGTGATCCGAAAGGTCAACCAAGGCGGCCCATCTGCAGCCCAGCCAGGCCAGGGTGACTTTTTGTCCTCGGGTTCTGCCTCCCCACCGACTCCTGAACCTCTGCTCAAGGTGTTTGAGGAGAAGAACAAGATTGTGTCATCAGTGGATGTAAAGAAAAAGCTGAAGAAGGAGCTCAAAactaaaatgaagaagaaggagaaagacaaACCGAAAGACAAGGACCGGGAGAAAGATAAGAGCAAGCTGAAAGAGAAGAATAAGGACAAGAACAGGGATAAGAACAAGGACTTTTCTAAGGATAGTAAGATTCCCTGGAAAGAGTTTGGAATGAAGGATGACGAGCTCTTCCTTCCGCGAGACTTTACTTTGCCTGAGGGCTCCATCAAGATAAAAACAAGAGACGGGGATGGACccaagaaggagaaggagaaacacaaagacaaaaagaaagacaaagaaaagaataagaaagacaaagacaagagAGACAAGGGTAAGGACAGGAGCAAAGAGGACAGGCAGAAACAATCTGCCTTAGCACCCTTTGCCCTGGGAGAACTCCCTCCACTGTTCAGCCCCTCTGCCTGCCTGCGCATTCCCTCCATGCTCCCTCCTTTGGCCCCAATTCTCCAGGATAAGGAAGTAAAGAGCAAGGAGAAGGACAAGAAAAAGgacaagaaggagaagaagaaaaagaaagacaaagaaaaagataaagagCGAGAGAAGGccaaagaaaaggagagggagaaggaggagaagaggaaagaaaaagagaaggaaaaggaaaaacgggaaaaggagaaagagaaagaaaaagagagaattaGACTGGAGAAG GTCAAAGTCGAAACTCCAGCGACTCTACCGTCTCCAGTCATCCCCAGACTGACGCTCAGGGTGGGAGCAGGCCAAGACAAAAT TGTCATCAGCAAGGTGGTTCCAAACTCTGAGCCCAAGACGCCAGCACCGAAAACCCCAGCTGCCAAGTCCGGACCTGGGAATCGCCCCCGGACACCTCCACCACCCCCAATAATCTCCCCCATGGTACCCACCCTGCCTCCGCCGGCCTCTCCACTTCCAACAGCTCCTGCTCCTTCATCGTTGCTGTCTCCTGCCTCCATGATGGCCCCTGCGGCGTCCTTCAAGACCCCAGTCCGCAGCGTCGTAACTGAGACCGTCAGTAACTACGTA ATCCGAGATGAATGGGGAAACAAGATCTGGATTTGTCCTGGATGCAACAAACCTGATGATGGCAGTCTCATGATAGGATGTGATGACTGCGATGATTGGTATCATTG GCCTTGTGTCGGGATCCTCACAGCCCCTCCTGAGGATCAGCCGTGGTTCTGTGTTAAATGTTCCAGCAAGAAGAAggacaaaaaacacaagaaaaggaaacacaaaccGCATTGA